In Caulobacter segnis ATCC 21756, the sequence CGTCGACGAGGCGGTCACCGGCCAGCGCCGCGAGGGCATCTTCGCCGGCGTCATGACCCTGACCCGCAAGGTCGCCCAGTCCGGCGCGATCCTGCTGACCACCAGCCTGATCGGCATGGGGGGCTTCGTCTCGGCTCCCAAGGGCCAGCCGCTCGCCCAGCAGACGCCGGAAGCCATCCAGGCCCTCGTCCTGGTCATGGTCGGCGGTCCGCTGCTGGTGATGATCGCCGGCATGCTCATCTCCTGGCGCTTCCGCCTGAACGCCCGCACGCACGAGGTTCTGGTCCACGAAGTCGAGCGCCTGCGCGCCGGCGCCACCGAAGCCGAGACGCCCGAGTCCAGGCAGATCGTCGAGGACCTGACCGGTTGGAAGTGGGAACGGCTCTGGGGCCGAGGCTAGCGCGCTAAAGCCAACCATTGGAGCGGGCGATCCGGCCCGCCTCCACCCGGTTGGCCGCGCCCAGCTTCTGGGCCGCCTCTGAGAGATAGTTTCGGACGGTGCCCGGCGAGAGCTCGAGCACCTCGGCGATGTCCTTGTTCGACCGCCCCTCCTCCGCCAAGCGCAGGATCTCGCGCTCGCGGTCGGTCAACGGATCGGGCTCGGCGTCCCAGATCGCTTCCGACAGTTCTGGCGCGATGGCCCGGCCGCCCGCGGCGACGGTGCGGACCGCGGCCGCCAGCACGCTGCTCGGACCGTCCTTCAGCAGATAGCCTTTCACGCCCGCGTCCAGCGCCCGCCGCAGATAGCCGGGCCTGCCGAAGGTCGTGACAATCAGCACCCGCGTGCCGGCGCCCTCGGCCTTCAGCCGCGTCGCGACGTCGATCCCTGTCATGCCCGGCATCTCGATGTCCGAGATCAGAACGTCTGGCTTTTCGGCCTGGACCAGGGTCATCGCCTGTTCGCCATCCGCGGCGCGGCCCACGACCTGGATGTCCCCCTCCATCTCGAGCAGGGCGCTCAGCGCGCCAAGCACCATCTTCTGGTCTTCGGCGATGACGACACGGATCATGGAGCAGCCTTCAGGGGAGCGGTGGCGACGAGGCGGGCGCCGTGCTTGTCGGATTGAATCTTGAGGCCGCCCCCGATGGCCGCCAGCCGCGCGCGCATGCCCTTTAGGCCAGAGCCCTCCGCAATCTTGCCGCCCACCCCATCGTCGGCGACGGTGAGCACGAGCGAGGACGCGGTAGGCTCCAGCCGGATCTCGCATCGACGGGCGCCGGCATGGCGGATCACATTGGTGACGGCTTCGCGCAGCGCCATGGCCAGCACCGCCTCCTGGGCGGGATGACCGTCGGTGGTCAGGGCTGAGATCTCGGCCTGGACGTTGGCGGCGGCCAAGGCCTGGCGGGCCTTGTCCAGCTCGAAGGCCAAAGACGCGCCGCGCATGCCGACGACCGCCGTCCGCACCTCGCCCAGAGCCTCGCGCGCGGCGGCGGCCACCGCCTGCATCTCGCGCTCGGCGGCTTCGGCGTCGCGGCTGACCAACCGCGCGGCCAGCTCGGCCTTGACGGCGACAAGGGTCAGGGTGTGACCCAGAAGGTCATG encodes:
- a CDS encoding response regulator transcription factor, which translates into the protein MIRVVIAEDQKMVLGALSALLEMEGDIQVVGRAADGEQAMTLVQAEKPDVLISDIEMPGMTGIDVATRLKAEGAGTRVLIVTTFGRPGYLRRALDAGVKGYLLKDGPSSVLAAAVRTVAAGGRAIAPELSEAIWDAEPDPLTDREREILRLAEEGRSNKDIAEVLELSPGTVRNYLSEAAQKLGAANRVEAGRIARSNGWL